The following proteins come from a genomic window of Pararhodobacter sp.:
- the narH gene encoding nitrate reductase subunit beta, producing the protein MKVRAQIGMVLNLDKCIGCHTCSVTCKNVWTTREGVEYAWFNNVETKPGLGYPTDWENQKRWNGGWQRTKSGKLQPKQGGKFRILANIFGNPDLPEIDDYYEPFDFDHDHLKSAPEMKAFPTARPYSKITGDRIEKIEKGPNWEEILGGEFAKRSEDYNFEGIQKQMYGEYENTFMMYLPRLCEHCLNPACAASCPSGAIYKREEDGIVLIDQEKCRGWRMCVSGCPYKKVYYNWSTGKSEKCTLCYPRIESGQPTVCSETCVGRIRYIGVILYDADMIEAAANTPDEKDLYDAQLKVFLDPKDPEVIAAARRDGIPEDWIKAARESPIWKMAMDWKVAFPLHPEYRTLPMVWYIPPLSPIQNAAEAGQIGVNGDMPDVRSLRIPVRYLANLLTAGKEEPVVTALERMLAMRSYMRAKTVDGVIDEGLATRVGLTGVMIEDMYKIMALADYEDRFVIPTTHREQVEDAYDIKSGCGFTDGNGCSTGISKGNLFGGKKRPLKMPQGVM; encoded by the coding sequence ATGAAAGTCCGCGCACAAATCGGCATGGTGCTGAACCTCGACAAATGCATCGGGTGTCACACCTGCTCTGTCACCTGCAAGAACGTCTGGACCACCCGCGAAGGGGTCGAATACGCCTGGTTCAACAACGTTGAAACCAAGCCGGGCCTTGGCTATCCAACCGATTGGGAAAACCAGAAACGGTGGAATGGCGGCTGGCAGCGCACCAAATCCGGCAAGTTGCAGCCCAAGCAGGGCGGCAAATTCCGGATCCTGGCCAATATCTTCGGCAACCCGGATCTGCCCGAGATCGACGACTACTATGAGCCGTTCGATTTCGACCACGACCACCTGAAATCCGCGCCGGAAATGAAGGCCTTCCCGACCGCTCGCCCCTATTCCAAGATCACCGGCGATCGGATCGAGAAGATCGAGAAAGGCCCGAACTGGGAGGAAATCCTGGGCGGTGAATTCGCAAAGCGGTCGGAGGATTACAACTTCGAGGGCATTCAGAAACAGATGTATGGTGAATACGAAAACACCTTCATGATGTATCTGCCCCGCCTGTGCGAGCATTGCCTCAACCCGGCCTGCGCCGCGTCGTGCCCCTCGGGCGCGATCTACAAGCGCGAGGAGGACGGGATCGTCCTGATCGACCAGGAGAAATGCCGTGGCTGGCGGATGTGTGTGTCCGGCTGCCCCTACAAGAAGGTCTATTACAACTGGTCAACCGGCAAATCCGAGAAATGCACGCTGTGCTATCCGCGCATCGAATCGGGTCAGCCGACGGTCTGTTCCGAGACCTGCGTGGGTCGTATCCGCTATATCGGCGTCATCCTGTACGATGCCGACATGATCGAGGCCGCCGCCAATACGCCGGATGAAAAGGACCTCTATGACGCTCAGCTGAAGGTGTTCCTGGACCCCAAGGACCCCGAAGTGATCGCCGCCGCGCGTCGCGATGGCATCCCCGAGGACTGGATCAAGGCGGCGCGCGAAAGCCCGATCTGGAAGATGGCGATGGACTGGAAAGTGGCCTTCCCGCTGCACCCAGAGTATCGCACGCTGCCGATGGTCTGGTATATCCCGCCGCTCTCGCCGATCCAGAACGCCGCCGAGGCGGGTCAGATTGGCGTCAACGGCGACATGCCCGACGTTCGGTCGCTGCGCATTCCGGTGCGCTACCTCGCCAACCTGTTGACCGCCGGCAAGGAAGAGCCCGTCGTCACCGCGTTGGAGCGGATGCTGGCGATGCGGTCTTACATGCGGGCCAAAACCGTGGATGGCGTGATCGACGAGGGCCTCGCGACCCGCGTGGGCCTGACCGGGGTGATGATCGAAGATATGTACAAGATCATGGCCTTGGCAGATTACGAGGATCGCTTTGTCATCCCGACCACGCACCGCGAGCAGGTCGAAGACGCCTATGACATCAAGTCGGGCTGCGGCTTTACCGATGGCAATGGGTGTTCGACGGGCATCAGCAAAGGCAACCTGTTCGGCGGCAAGAAACGGCCGTTGAAAATGCCGCAGGGGGTGATGTGA
- the narJ gene encoding nitrate reductase molybdenum cofactor assembly chaperone produces MALEFDRTLKALSLVLSYPSTELQGAMPEIGGVLAADNRLTAAARRALRPLVETLRDTDIFELQETFVGLFDRSRTLSLNLFEHVHGESRDRGGAMVSLLESYREAGFEPATSELPDHLPVLLEFLATRPQAEATEVLADAAHIFEALATRLERRESVYGAVFAALLQLSGAKPDAEIVAELLEQPEDDPNDLEALDAVWQESEVTFGPDPNAGCPVGRDMLARMDMPAPKTSDLAAE; encoded by the coding sequence ATGGCTCTGGAGTTTGACCGTACCCTCAAGGCCCTGTCACTGGTCCTCAGCTATCCCAGCACCGAGTTGCAAGGGGCAATGCCGGAAATCGGCGGGGTCCTGGCGGCGGATAACCGCTTGACCGCCGCTGCCCGGCGCGCCTTGCGGCCGTTGGTCGAAACGCTGCGCGATACGGATATCTTCGAGCTGCAAGAGACCTTCGTTGGCCTTTTCGACCGCTCGCGCACCTTGTCGCTCAACCTGTTCGAGCACGTTCACGGCGAAAGCCGTGATCGTGGCGGCGCGATGGTCAGCCTGCTGGAAAGCTATCGCGAGGCCGGGTTCGAACCGGCCACCAGCGAATTGCCGGATCACCTGCCGGTTCTGCTGGAGTTCCTCGCAACCCGTCCGCAGGCCGAAGCCACCGAAGTTCTGGCCGACGCGGCGCATATCTTCGAGGCCCTGGCGACCCGGTTGGAGCGCCGTGAAAGCGTCTATGGCGCGGTGTTTGCGGCGCTCTTGCAGCTGTCAGGTGCCAAGCCGGACGCAGAAATCGTGGCCGAGCTTCTGGAACAGCCCGAGGATGACCCCAATGACCTGGAGGCCCTGGATGCGGTCTGGCAGGAAAGCGAAGTCACCTTCGGTCCTGATCCGAACGCCGGCTGCCCGGTGGGCCGCGACATGCTGGCCCGGATGGATATGCCCGCCCCCAAAACCTCAGACTTAGCTGCGGAATGA
- the narI gene encoding respiratory nitrate reductase subunit gamma translates to MIGSIARYETEPFTWKSSSSQMLRRKQLIMGSVLFHVGVLVIFFGHLVGLLTPIWFFDVLGISHGAKQILAVVAGGIAGVMALVGGGMLFHRRWVDPRIRKTSSFADIAILALLLVQLILGLMTVFISLQHLDGHEMTKFMTWAQMIFTFRSGAAAQIADVSIIFKLHLFLGLTIFILFPFTRLVHMISGLAAPIRYILRPGYQLVRSRKHPAE, encoded by the coding sequence TTGATTGGCAGCATTGCGCGCTATGAAACCGAACCGTTCACCTGGAAGTCCTCGTCCTCGCAAATGCTGCGACGCAAGCAGTTGATCATGGGATCGGTCCTGTTCCACGTCGGCGTGTTGGTGATCTTCTTCGGTCACCTTGTTGGTCTGCTGACCCCGATCTGGTTCTTTGACGTGCTGGGCATCAGCCACGGCGCCAAGCAGATTCTGGCAGTGGTTGCTGGCGGTATCGCGGGCGTCATGGCGCTGGTGGGCGGTGGAATGTTGTTCCATCGTCGCTGGGTTGATCCGCGGATCCGCAAGACCTCCAGCTTTGCCGATATCGCCATTCTGGCGCTGTTGTTGGTGCAGTTGATCCTGGGGCTGATGACGGTGTTCATCTCGCTTCAGCATCTGGACGGGCATGAAATGACCAAGTTCATGACCTGGGCGCAGATGATTTTCACCTTCCGGTCGGGTGCTGCTGCACAGATCGCGGATGTGTCGATCATCTTCAAACTGCACCTGTTCCTCGGGTTGACGATCTTCATCTTGTTCCCGTTCACGCGCCTTGTGCACATGATCTCGGGACTGGCAGCGCCGATCCGCTATATCTTGCGTCCAGGATATCAGCTTGTGCGCTCGCGTAAGCACCCGGCGGAGTAA